A window of Rhododendron vialii isolate Sample 1 chromosome 13a, ASM3025357v1 contains these coding sequences:
- the LOC131313226 gene encoding uncharacterized protein LOC131313226 isoform X3 — MGRSPFDEANGSSYSSSQPPIPQSSRNVFSLLAQREVSPRTKCLPRRNWGIATTRNAEFSLGSRPEATRDAKRDLLSWVEAESLRHLSAKYCPLMPPPRSTIAAAFSPDGKTLASTHGDHTVKIIHCQSGSCLKVLSGHRRTPWVVRFHPEHPEILASGSLDHEVRLWNAHTSECIGSLDFYRPIASLAFHAEGEVLAVASGHKLYIWHYDRRGETSSPTVVLKTKRSLRAVHFHPHGAPFLLTAEVNDLGSSDSSMIMATSPGSWRYPPPAVYVANVQSTDRFSMSTELPLMSLPLLFLPSFPREDSRTDPQLGNRPVGPSHVGVGSSSSMQFQGDVNAIEQPDHMDLAPESSSNSHSAIRGTLTKYCPTGLQDSVADTTMDSMETTEQQLDEGYQQSLISEAGGVPRSTGFQVDRVSVESRQHQFLHYGDSTRWELPFLQGWLMGQSQASMAPVLPVEGGMPMAPVAMPSSVNRNVVSGGSGLRDLSLQTHLMSALDSRQGAAHVSNSHGRSDSIPILSRIQSELAASLAATAPAELPCTVKLRIWPHDIKSPHDPLDAERCRLTIPHAVLCSEMGAHFSPCGRFLAACVACVLPQIETDPGLLTQLHQDFSGAGTSPTRHPISARQVLYELRIYSLEEATFGVVLVSRPIRAAHCLTSIQFSPTSEHILLAYGRRHSSLLKSIVINGETSLPVYTVLEVYRVSDMELVSILPSAEDEVNVACFHPLAGGGLVYGTKEGKLRVFQYDGSHDKSCTGTNFFSEDSFDEVQTYAIEC, encoded by the exons ATGGGGCGTTCACCGTTTGACGAGGCAAACGGAAGCTCATATTCTTCGTCACAGCCTCCAATCCCTCAAAG TAGTAGAAATGTGTTTTCATTGTTAGCACAAAGAGAGGTATCTCCGAGAACAAAATGCTTGCCTAGACGGAATTGGGGGATTGCTACTACAAGGAATGCTGAATTTTCTTTGGGGTCCCGACCTGAAGCAACGAGAGATGCAAAACGCGACCTTTTATCATG GGTTGAGGCCGAGTCGTTGCGACATTTATCAGCTAAGTATTGTCCTTTGATGCCGCCTCCAAGGTCAACCATTGCAGCAGCATTCAGTCCTGATGGGAAAACCCTTGCTTCAACACA TGGTGATCACACTGTAAAGATAATTCATTGCCAAAGTGGAAGCTGCTTAAAGGTGTTGAGTGGTCATAGAAGAACTCCCTGGGTG GTTAGATTCCACCCTGAGCATCCAGAAATACTTGCAAGTGGAAGTTTGGATCATGAAGTTCGTCTGTGGAATGCACATACATCAGAGTGCATCGGATCTCTAGATTTTT ACCGTCCTATTGCTTCCCTTGCTTTTCATGCTGAAGGGGAAGTCCTTGCTGTTGCTTCAGGTCACAAG CTATATATATGGCACTATGATAGGAGAGGGGAGACTTCCTCACCGACTGTTGTACTGAAGACCAAGCGTTCACTGCGGGCCGTGCATTTTCATCCGCATGGTGCTCCCTTTCTCTTAACAGCTGAG GTTAATGATCTTGGCTCTTCAGATTCCTCAATGATAATGGCAACATCTCCAGGATCTTGGCGTTATCCTCCTCCTGCTGTTTATGTGGCAAATGTGCAATCAACTGATCGTTTTAGTATGTCAACTGAATTGCCTTTGATGTCTTTACCTTTATTGTTCTTGCCTTCTTTTCCAAGAGAGGATTCAAGGACAGATCCACAACTCGGTAACAGACCAGTTGGTCCAAGTCACGTTGGAGTgggatcttcttcttcaatgcAGTTTCAGGGGGATGTAAATGCAATAGAGCAGCCTGACCATATGGATTTGGCTCCTGAGAGTTCTTCTAACTCACATTCTGCAATCAGGGGAACATTAACCAAATATTGCCCTACTGGATTGCAAGATTCTGTTGCTGACACCACCATGGATTCCATGGAGACCACTGAACAGCAACTTGATGAGGGGTACCAGCAGAGTTTAATTTCCGAAGCTGGTGGAGTACCCAGGTCAACTGGTTTTCAGGTAGACAGGGTTTCTGTAGAATCGAGACAACATCAGTTTCTACATTATGGAGATTCAACACGTTGGGAGCTACCATTTCTGCAAGGATGGTTAATGGGTCAAAGTCAGGCTAGCATGGCCCCTGTGCTTCCTGTTGAAGGGGGGATGCCAATGGCTCCTGTAGCAATGCCATCTTCTGTGAACAGAAATGTGGTTTCAGGAGGATCTGGGTTGCGGGATCTGTCTTTGCAGACCCATTTGATGTCTGCATTAGACTCCAGACAAGGTGCGGCTCATGTTAGTAATTCACATGGTAGGAGTGATTCTATCCCCATTTTGAGTAGAATTCAGTCTGAGCTTGCTGCGTCACTGGCTGCTACTGCACCTGCGGAGTTACCTTGCACAGTGAAGTTAAGAATATGGCCGCATGATATTAAAAGTCCCCATGATCCGCTCGATGCTGAAAGGTGTCGTCTAACCATACCGCATGCTGTCCTCTGCAG TGAAATGGGGGCCCATTTTTCACCTTGTGGGAGATTTTTGGCTGCATGTGTCGCATGCGTGCTTCCTCAAATTGAAACTGATCCAGGTTTATTAACACAACTACATCAAGATTTCTCGGGGGCAGGTACGTCCCCGACCAGACACCCAATCTCAGCACGACAAGTCTTGTACGAGCTTCGTATATACTCCCTTGAAGAAGCAAC CTTTGGTGTGGTGCTTGTATCAAGGCCAATTCGAGCTGCTCATTGTCTAACTTCAATACAG TTTTCTCCCACCTCTGAGCACATATTGCTTGCATACGGTCGACGACATAGTTCGCTTCTCAAAAGCATTGTCATTAACGGAGAAACATCACTACCCGTTTACACTGTTTTGGAG
- the LOC131313226 gene encoding uncharacterized protein LOC131313226 isoform X4, whose amino-acid sequence MGRSPFDEANGSSYSSSQPPIPQSRNVFSLLAQREVSPRTKCLPRRNWGIATTRNAEFSLGSRPEATRDAKRDLLSWVEAESLRHLSAKYCPLMPPPRSTIAAAFSPDGKTLASTHGDHTVKIIHCQSGSCLKVLSGHRRTPWVVRFHPEHPEILASGSLDHEVRLWNAHTSECIGSLDFYRPIASLAFHAEGEVLAVASGHKLYIWHYDRRGETSSPTVVLKTKRSLRAVHFHPHGAPFLLTAEVNDLGSSDSSMIMATSPGSWRYPPPAVYVANVQSTDRFSMSTELPLMSLPLLFLPSFPREDSRTDPQLGNRPVGPSHVGVGSSSSMQFQGDVNAIEQPDHMDLAPESSSNSHSAIRGTLTKYCPTGLQDSVADTTMDSMETTEQQLDEGYQQSLISEAGGVPRSTGFQVDRVSVESRQHQFLHYGDSTRWELPFLQGWLMGQSQASMAPVLPVEGGMPMAPVAMPSSVNRNVVSGGSGLRDLSLQTHLMSALDSRQGAAHVSNSHGRSDSIPILSRIQSELAASLAATAPAELPCTVKLRIWPHDIKSPHDPLDAERCRLTIPHAVLCSEMGAHFSPCGRFLAACVACVLPQIETDPGLLTQLHQDFSGAGTSPTRHPISARQVLYELRIYSLEEATFGVVLVSRPIRAAHCLTSIQFSPTSEHILLAYGRRHSSLLKSIVINGETSLPVYTVLEVYRVSDMELVSILPSAEDEVNVACFHPLAGGGLVYGTKEGKLRVFQYDGSHDKSCTGTNFFSEDSFDEVQTYAIEC is encoded by the exons ATGGGGCGTTCACCGTTTGACGAGGCAAACGGAAGCTCATATTCTTCGTCACAGCCTCCAATCCCTCAAAG TAGAAATGTGTTTTCATTGTTAGCACAAAGAGAGGTATCTCCGAGAACAAAATGCTTGCCTAGACGGAATTGGGGGATTGCTACTACAAGGAATGCTGAATTTTCTTTGGGGTCCCGACCTGAAGCAACGAGAGATGCAAAACGCGACCTTTTATCATG GGTTGAGGCCGAGTCGTTGCGACATTTATCAGCTAAGTATTGTCCTTTGATGCCGCCTCCAAGGTCAACCATTGCAGCAGCATTCAGTCCTGATGGGAAAACCCTTGCTTCAACACA TGGTGATCACACTGTAAAGATAATTCATTGCCAAAGTGGAAGCTGCTTAAAGGTGTTGAGTGGTCATAGAAGAACTCCCTGGGTG GTTAGATTCCACCCTGAGCATCCAGAAATACTTGCAAGTGGAAGTTTGGATCATGAAGTTCGTCTGTGGAATGCACATACATCAGAGTGCATCGGATCTCTAGATTTTT ACCGTCCTATTGCTTCCCTTGCTTTTCATGCTGAAGGGGAAGTCCTTGCTGTTGCTTCAGGTCACAAG CTATATATATGGCACTATGATAGGAGAGGGGAGACTTCCTCACCGACTGTTGTACTGAAGACCAAGCGTTCACTGCGGGCCGTGCATTTTCATCCGCATGGTGCTCCCTTTCTCTTAACAGCTGAG GTTAATGATCTTGGCTCTTCAGATTCCTCAATGATAATGGCAACATCTCCAGGATCTTGGCGTTATCCTCCTCCTGCTGTTTATGTGGCAAATGTGCAATCAACTGATCGTTTTAGTATGTCAACTGAATTGCCTTTGATGTCTTTACCTTTATTGTTCTTGCCTTCTTTTCCAAGAGAGGATTCAAGGACAGATCCACAACTCGGTAACAGACCAGTTGGTCCAAGTCACGTTGGAGTgggatcttcttcttcaatgcAGTTTCAGGGGGATGTAAATGCAATAGAGCAGCCTGACCATATGGATTTGGCTCCTGAGAGTTCTTCTAACTCACATTCTGCAATCAGGGGAACATTAACCAAATATTGCCCTACTGGATTGCAAGATTCTGTTGCTGACACCACCATGGATTCCATGGAGACCACTGAACAGCAACTTGATGAGGGGTACCAGCAGAGTTTAATTTCCGAAGCTGGTGGAGTACCCAGGTCAACTGGTTTTCAGGTAGACAGGGTTTCTGTAGAATCGAGACAACATCAGTTTCTACATTATGGAGATTCAACACGTTGGGAGCTACCATTTCTGCAAGGATGGTTAATGGGTCAAAGTCAGGCTAGCATGGCCCCTGTGCTTCCTGTTGAAGGGGGGATGCCAATGGCTCCTGTAGCAATGCCATCTTCTGTGAACAGAAATGTGGTTTCAGGAGGATCTGGGTTGCGGGATCTGTCTTTGCAGACCCATTTGATGTCTGCATTAGACTCCAGACAAGGTGCGGCTCATGTTAGTAATTCACATGGTAGGAGTGATTCTATCCCCATTTTGAGTAGAATTCAGTCTGAGCTTGCTGCGTCACTGGCTGCTACTGCACCTGCGGAGTTACCTTGCACAGTGAAGTTAAGAATATGGCCGCATGATATTAAAAGTCCCCATGATCCGCTCGATGCTGAAAGGTGTCGTCTAACCATACCGCATGCTGTCCTCTGCAG TGAAATGGGGGCCCATTTTTCACCTTGTGGGAGATTTTTGGCTGCATGTGTCGCATGCGTGCTTCCTCAAATTGAAACTGATCCAGGTTTATTAACACAACTACATCAAGATTTCTCGGGGGCAGGTACGTCCCCGACCAGACACCCAATCTCAGCACGACAAGTCTTGTACGAGCTTCGTATATACTCCCTTGAAGAAGCAAC CTTTGGTGTGGTGCTTGTATCAAGGCCAATTCGAGCTGCTCATTGTCTAACTTCAATACAG TTTTCTCCCACCTCTGAGCACATATTGCTTGCATACGGTCGACGACATAGTTCGCTTCTCAAAAGCATTGTCATTAACGGAGAAACATCACTACCCGTTTACACTGTTTTGGAG